Proteins encoded within one genomic window of Gasterosteus aculeatus chromosome 18, fGasAcu3.hap1.1, whole genome shotgun sequence:
- the LOC120807995 gene encoding transforming growth factor beta-3 proprotein, which translates to MHLGKALLFVLLLNCATLSSSLSTCATVDIDHVKRKRVEAIRGQILSKLRLTSPPHSLGPSKIPYQIQALYNSTKELLEELRRDRQQTCGQDNTETEYYAKEIYKFNMVYGPPESNDLLYCPKGITSKVFRFNVSAMERNSTNLFRAEFRAFRVPNSSSKRNEQRIELYQIVRPNEHIRKQRYIAAKNVLTRGSSEWVSFDVTETVREWLMNRGSNLGLEISVHCPCHTFNPNGDIIDNENEVLEVKFKGLDGDEEQSRWDLDHLKRRKDQHMPHLILMMIPPHRLDTQSTRRRKRALDTNYCFSNTEESCCVRRLHIDFRRDLDWKWIHEPSGYDANYCSGPCPYLRSSDTTHSSLLSLYNTLNPEASASPCCVPKDLEPLTILYYSGRTPVVEQLSNMIVKSCKCS; encoded by the exons ATGCATCTGGGCAAGGCTTTACtgttcgtcctcctcctcaactgCGCGACTTTGAGCTCATCCCTCTCGACTTGTGCCACCGTGGACATCGACCATGTGAAAAGGAAGAGGGTCGAGGCGATACGAGGTCAGATTTTGAGCAAACTCCGACTGACAAGTCCTCCGCACTCCCTCGGACCCAGTAAAATCCCCTATCAGATCCAAGCGTTGTACAACAGTACCAAGGAGCTACTGGAGGAGCTCAGGAGGGATCGGCAGCAGACTTGCGGTCAGgacaacacagagacagagtACTACGCCAAAGAGATATACAAATTCAACATGGTCTACGGACCACCGGAAAGCA ACGATCTGCTCTACTGCCCAAAAGGCATCACGTCCAAGGTTTTCCGCTTCAACGTCTCCGCCATGGAGAGGAACTCAACCAACCTCTTCCGAGCAGAGTTTCGCGCTTTCAGGGTGCCAAACTCGAGCTCCAAGAGGAATGAACAGCGGATCGAGCTCTACCAG ATCGTGAGGCCGAACGAACACATCAGGAAGCAACGCTACATTGCGGCCAAGAACGTGCTGACCAGAGGTTCCTCGGAGTGGGTCTCCTTTGACGTGACTGAAACGGTGCGGGAATGGCTGATGAACCGAG GAAGTAATCTGGGTTTGGAAATCAGTGTGCACTGTCCCTGCCACACCTTCAACCCGAACGGGGACATCATTGACAATGAGAATGAGGTGCTGGAGGTGAAGTTTAAAG GTCTGGATGGAGATGAGGAGCAGAGTCGCTGGGATCTGGATCACCTGAAGAGGAGAAAGGACCAGCACATGCCTCACCTGATCCTCATGATGATCCCACCCCACCGCCTGGACACCCAGTCCACGCGCCGACGCAAGAGAGCGCTGGACACAAACTACTGCTTCTC AAACACGGAGGAGAGTTGCTGCGTTCGCCGGCTGCACATCGACTTCCGCCGTGACCTGGACTGGAAGTGGATCCACGAGCCCAGCGGCTACGACGCCAACTACTGCTCGGGGCCGTGCCCTTACCTGAGGAGCTCGGACACGACGCACAGCTCG CTGCTGAGCCTGTACAACACTCTGAATCCGGAGGCCTCGGCCTCCCCCTGCTGCGTCCCGAAAGACCTGGAGCCCCTCACTATACTCTACTACTCCGGACGGACCCCCGTAGTGGAGCAGCTCTCCAACATGATCGTCAAGTCTTGCAAGTGTAGCTGA